One window of Triticum dicoccoides isolate Atlit2015 ecotype Zavitan chromosome 5A, WEW_v2.0, whole genome shotgun sequence genomic DNA carries:
- the LOC119299749 gene encoding uncharacterized protein LOC119299749 — MRRKEQGNGLDRGRPSLAAATPGFASRRVESPPSPPRVSSTVAARNPFPTRKIPRDLIDGGITIWRWIIHFCSTSNVVFVWNGQFSISKSAILYFLSGYIILLGFSLYVAQK, encoded by the exons ATGCGCCGTAAG GAGCAGGGCAACGGATTGGATCGAGGGCGCCCTAGCCTCGCCGCCGCTACACCTGGATTCGCTAGCCGCCGCGTCGAGTCACCTCCGTCGCCGCCGCGAGTCAGCTCCACCGTTGCCGCCAGGAATCCCTTCCCGACAAG GAAAATTCCTAGGGATTTGATTGATGGAGGCATCACTATTTGGCGCTGGATTATCCATTTTTGCAGCACCAGCAATGTTGTTTTTGTTTGGAATGGCCAGTTCTCAATTTCTAAATCGGCTATACTATACTTCTTGTCAGGTTACATTATCTTGCTTGGTTTCAGTCTATATGTAGCACAAAAATAG